The genomic segment CCTCATTTTTCCTCAGCCATTCCCAGAAACTGCACAGCAGGAAGCTGAGGTGGAGGCAGAACATTGCCCCTGTTAGTTGCATGTGCAGACCTATGGCCTTCTCAGGAGACCGCCGACTACAAGAGAAACaggattatttatttatcaccAGTTTTGCAGATAGTAGACATTATCTGGCATTTTTAgatgtttaattttaaaatcagtttcttATCTGTTCATACTTTCCATGCTTTTCCATACTTTAcaccaggggtaggcaacctttctgatagcgagtgccatttaaaatttcctcagaagtcagtgtgccatatgattgcattagcaataaatttaataacgctctatattaacagttacacattatatagaaccactttatagaattatatttgtttgcaaatgttggcagctatcagtgaatagttatcagctattttgaaacaaaaaaaagacactttttattcataacaagaactccataacagcaaatgaactgtacaacagaaaatacaaatgctatttatggtctcctcacaacaatgataagaaaaataaactgggcgaatatggtatgtttgttaatacagagacacacatgttaatgtgatctctggtctcccactcagagacacaggtctccgagtgtccaacattcagacggctacctgaggacactcatgtgagagaaaatctgctcacacagatttcctttttgctaaagcatatagttagggctggaccaggtgaccctgaatcctcccttagttatgctgcaatagacgtaggctgccagggattcccatgatgcattgagtttttcctttccagccactcactatgtgttaatagacctctctgcatcgaatcatatctgttattaatttctgtctctcttccacagcatgtctttcatcctgttttccttcttcaccccaaccggtcgcaggagatggccccgcccctccctgagcctggttctgccggaggtttcttcctgttaaaagggagtttttccttcccactgtcgccaaagtgcttgctcatagggggtcatatgattgttgggtttttctctgtatttattattgtgctatctactgtacaatataaagcgccttgagacgacttttgttgtgatttggcgctatataaataaaattgaattgaattgaattgaacagatatgtagagccaaatactgtcaataaggcctctgaaatgttctgaagacagttaaacttgtcaggtagtgatgtccagcaggtgaaaatgcaagctccatgaacatgcacagctgtagattccagctgcttcgatgtcgcattaactggcattaactcagccagttaatgcgagacaaatctagctgctcatgaaagatttctggtttgatcagaaaataaaacattggtccatacacctgaaagtcccaaaaatgcattgtgtctcgagtctatggatgcattttgactaaagatcggccccccagatattaaagccataaagcctttgaatgaaaacaaacgctgttgtgacagtgatgtacactgtcttgttggtaaatgtatgattaaatcagataaaaactttggttgtaagcttcagataattatttaataacagccagacattttaaatgagaataagaaagtatttctttgtgcccccctttccctgttaatgccctacctggcccccctggcaaaactttcctagacccgcccctgcacagttaccagctgtcagctacatagaaaaggatgctggtgttatttgtctctcagaaacagttcataacttcccttcaactcattcatgtcacctaaaaggtaaacctgtttctccgtcacctgttcagctctgatgattcagtaaggacatctcctggtttcatcttcatgtttccctctcaccagatatacaaaccgatatcatgaccagcagctttacagctgtggctccagcaaacatcagctgatactagaaattaatattaaataaattctaacaagaGCTGACCacgcttaaacgtgctgctgttgtttagtgcgacatccggcggtttcctctttctggcgcaaagtgggcgataaacaaacaagagagaaaagccgatcagctgatcattgatcagtttcatgattgaagtagcaacaggagagagaggggagagaatgagaggagaagaagaggcagctgtgcagcaaagacacaataactccagctttgtgtctttttccatcctggctgaagtacgggacaaactgtgttccttctcagctcaacacgaaacgcgtaataatttctctgaatgcaggacgattccgtttgtacgggacggtaggcaactctactaactaaccttatgaataaaataaagttcacaatcaataaaatcatagcacccgcccagcagtatataaactccgtcatgctagctagcacgcagtacgagttattgtaactgactgtaaaaagtcagcacaacgaaaataaactccacctaaacttggtttatatctgacccagatagactgcaggtcataacttcttacctgaagtttagttcacctgaggctccgaccggcggctgcctcgggtctctcctcctccttcctccccttccctcatccacctgctggcctccaccacttgttaattttactgaatctgtggaagctacgccatagccaccaccaaacaactgagttatttttacacaccgaccagcgtctggccaatccaccaccaaaaaaaaaaaaaaaaaaaaaaaaaaatcatcgggccaccgagcaaatgtcCGGTAcgagtccagctatggtcgtgcgtgccatcagttaacccttcgcgtgccaacggtggcacgcgtgcctagggttgccgacccctgctttACACTAATAGAGATGATAagcttgttgtttgtttataatggctACAAGACTAAATATACAAGATAAAATGTCTTGTCTATGTGTAAGGGAGGCTCGTGGTCCTGTGGATTAaacaataaaagacaaaaaactgaAGCTGGCAGCAATGATGATAGGGTCTTCACACTTTGTCAAAGTGTGCTACAGCTGAAGCCAACTGTACTGTTAAGCTATTTCCTGTTGTCACATGATTACACTTACACATTTCTGCATGGTTATTGCATGAAGGAGTTGCTTGTAATATCATGTTCCTGTGTAGAACCCACAATGAAAATTTTCTGTACATCTCATGAACATTGTACCCAATTTCCTGTTTCTATGCCTATGCAGTAGTTCGTCCATCCGTGACCAACAGACGTACAGACGTCTCCACACTTGGACTGTTATCAAACATGTGAAGTTTGGAGCAGATTGGGTAACCATGCCATTTCGGCACCGTCACATGCAAGAGCCattaaatataaacattttcACAACAACTGAGATAGGTGTCAGGATTCACAATGTTTCAAAGCTTTCCAACTCCATAAAATATTTTGAGGGCAAATTGAGATGTGGCCAAAGTTCAATGTAAATTTACAATTTTCAGGTTAAAGCATCTAGCTATCGCTAATGCACAATAGTGGCATTAAGGTGTGTTGAAACTGGACTGGGACTGAAGTGGTTTACTATCAGCAGGGTGCAGTGTCACAgacaaaatgtcaaactatAGAAGAGAGAaccataatttatttataaggaACTAAAACCTACTCTCTGCAAATGGAAAAACCCAGGCATTTATTTAGGTTTATAAACTAACTAggttttgtaaaaaaataatttaaaaaaaaaaagcattcatGCAGGGAAGttcaaaaattatttttaaaaagtttcaaaAATTGGAGCAACAACTGAGGTCCTATGAAGCAACATGTGGTGAGAGGCGCTGTAAGCTCTGACATCTGTTAAAGGAATATTACAAATGTCCATGCTTCTTTTAGTGGAGTCCAGCCTGACAAAAGTGCATGCCAATATTGAAGGTTCTGTCGTGCCTCAATACTAACATGGTAGTCTTCTTACAAACAGGCAAGCCATCTACTTAGTCACCAAACACTGCGGTGGGCTTCCTGGCTATCTGTGTGACCTGGGTTTTTGCCACTCACCAGAATTAAATGCTTGATGCGAAATCTTTCACATTGAATGTCATCTTAAGTGTGTGGGACAAGTTAGTTTTGTGATGCTTAATAACTAATGTCCAATCTTTCACAAcatagtaaaaaacaaaacaaaattaaatttttCTATGAAATGAGACCGGCAGTAATTCACTTTGTATCAACACATTACTTTGGGTCCTTGATGAAAGGATGAAAGAAATGTCTCGTCTGCTAAACTAGAGAGATATTCTACAATATTTAAATATGACACATCACAGGACATGAGGACACTCACTGTAGCCAAATGAAGATGATCAGGCTGATGAATGTGAAGATGACTGAGAGTGCTGATCCAATGTAAGTGATGTAGCTTAGCTTCTCCGCATCCAAGTTTGTGACTGATATCTCTGGGTTCTGAAACATTAGACAACACATACGTATGTAAAAATAAGGGAAGTAACAGTGTGACCAAGAAGCTGGTGTAGACATGCTAAACAATGCAGTTCCTCCAAAAGCAAGTTAATTACTAGGGTTAAAATTGCCATAATGATATTAACAATCAAGTTTACAGCTTAGTGCAAAGATAGTTTTGAGGTTCTATAGATAATTTCATCCTATTTATTACAATTGTAATAGAGTTATACCTCACTAATGTTAAAGGAAGGCTAAAAGTAAGGCATGTGGCAGCTTTGAGTAACTTGTTTGCTAGCATAAACAGCGCTGGCTAAATACTGTCAGCTAACCTTTAGATTAGTGATATTATTTAACAAATACTATGTGGTGTGACACAGCCCAGCCAAACAATTTGTACTTCAGTTTTAGTGAGAGAATACAAGTATTCCAGTATTTTGTTAGCTTGTTTCGTAAGTCATCAAAAGCAGATATCTATATCTGTACAATGTACCAGTACAAATTATTGATGAAGATTCCTAGCATCCGTTGTCCTCTCTCCCTTAAGGCAGCTAACACCGAGGCTTCTAAATGCTGATTCCAAAACTAACGAGTCACATTGCAGGCCACGTCCTGCTTTTATACAATCTATAAGTAATACACTAGTTAGCTCATGCTGGCATCAAAAAAATCTATTCCTCACATTTATTCTGGTATTAATTATGCAAAATATGTCAACCTTCAAATACTATACACATGGCATTTTGTCTCCTAATTGATATGCTCTGTCGAGTTACAGCTGCTAAACAATAATgagacaaaaatgtattttttatgacCAACTTTAAACATTTTCTGTTAAATTATATTACCacaagcacagcaaagaagCTGAGATGGTCACAGCTGCAAATAAATTCATCTCCAGTTTTATTGGTTTTGCAGCCTTTAACACTCCAATAACctacacagtaaaaaaataaaataaaatcagaccAAGTAAGTGTGCGTCGCCTTTTTACTTAGACATAAAAATACCAAACAATGACATCGATAACAGCACCTGTTCCACTGTTTGATTCTTCCCAAAATACACAAGTTCCATCTGTAATCTCTGACAACTAAATCAAAATAAGAGGGAAACAGGTTATTCCATTTTATAAATATGATGTTAGCCCAactatgtttgtgtttttaccatgttgttgtgtttgaagAATAACATGATGGGTTGTAAAAGATTTCTGATGATTTCACCATTTTCTGTCATGTTAACTGCCTTCACCGCAAGCACTAATCCTCTCAGCACAGTGCCTTCTCTGCGGTGGAATTGTAATCTACTTCTCTGTGGAGGACTCAGCTGCAATGAGGCAGACACATGACAATAATGTTAGTGTTGAAATTAAGTTTAAAAAGAGAGACTTGGAGCTATATTTGCTTTAACAGCAAGTGTTAGTGTcactttgtgttttcagttATGCTAGAGCAGCTGTATCTGCAATTTACACGGCTACATATGCTAATTACTTATACAAACTAAACAGACAGGAACATCAACGCCATTTGCGAGACTAGATGATAGCTAATGCAACTTGAAAATGGAAGCTGATCTCCATCCCAatctaggaacagcaaagatactgcaTAGGGCAATCAAATTCCTCAGCTTCAAGGATAAAGACTGCACCACTGGAATGTATGAATTTGACACCTCTCTAGTTGCTACCACAGTTTCaactttttctcactcctaagaCCCAGCAATTTATTCATACAATCTATGTGACTCCTAATGTCAAGGGTACATTCTGGACTGACATCAAAATGTTCCTTCAATTTTACAGTTTTAACTTTGATTTGGTAGGAttataaaacaaaacttttattcAGTGTCCTTCATACTGCATAGTGGGACTTACTATCTCATATTTGTAATCAGTGTCCATACATCAGAAGGCAAAGAGCAGAATGGGGCAAATTTTACTCAGAACACTGGGACTCAATCTTACTGCTCTCAGGAGATGAGGTGGAGGAAAGCCAGAGATCATGCCAGGAAGCTGACTGCTGAGAGCAAGACATATCAGATTTGAGGATTCTGAGCAGGAAGAATGCTTTAGCACCTACTGTCAATAATAAGAAGTACTGGTTAATGCAGGGCAGTGTCCTGTTGAGAATCCAAATCCTACAACTTTAGTGCCCAGCTTGCACAATACGTCTTAGCCATAATTGACTTATGGATGTCATCATTTTGCCCCTGCTCAGGCTTCTCAAAAGCTGGTATGTCCTCCATCTGAACTTTTACCTTTGTGTCTctaatgtctgtttttttttcccacatcaCCTTCTGACAGCTATAAATAGGACTCAACTTCCACAGCACTGAGTGAAATCCTTTCTGCCTCGCTCAGCCATTATATAATTCTGTAATCAAACAAGACCTGATCTCCACTGCGAggcaaagaagataaaaaatatataaatacaatttttggaaaaaaaagttgatgCAACATGTttctatgaaaaacaaaacttaaattaTGTATTGTTACTGTATGATGGGACTAAGATTCTAAGGTTCTACTTACCTTAAAATAAGTGCTGTTGATCACAGAAGCCATCACTGTGGTGGCAGCTCCTTCGAAAGATGAGGATGTGATGTAAACTCTGTGGTGAGATGTAGGGTTCAGATCACCCTGAAAAGCACAAACAAGAGCGtgaaaaaagattttaatgCATTCATCCTCCAAAGTATATCAatacaaatatatttaacaCACTTACTAATTTATAAAAGTTACCTTTGCTTGCACCTTGTTCCTTGTCTCAGGTATTTTTAGATCTTTCAGGAAACTATATTATAAAAAGAACAAACTCACCCCCAAAAATGTGCTCACCTCTAGTAATGAGTTCACGGTTTGGCGACTGAAGCCGAATATGCGTGTTTTGAGTTCACATTTTGCAATTTTTTCCTCATAACACCTGCAAAGGTATATAAGTATTCACTGATCTGAAGCAAACAAATGGCACAACTAAATCTCTTAATATATACTGAAGGTGACATTTCCATTACAATAATCAGATAAGCTCAGGATATTATGTTGTATTGTAAAAACAATACCAGTCAAAAGTTGGGACACACCTTCACATTTAATGGTTTGTattaattttcatgactatttatgttgcagattctcactgaaggcatcaaaactatgaatgaacacatatggaattatgtaggaaaccaaaaagtgtgaaataacccaaaacatgttttatattttacattcttaaaaatagccaccctttgagagaatgccaagagtgtgcaaagcagtaatcaaagcaatgagcttcatgaggtcgtcacctgaaatggtcttccaacagtcttgaaggagttcccagagatgctgagcacttgttggcccttttgctTTACCTCCacggtccatctcatcccaaaatATCTCGACTGGGTTtagatcaggtgactgtggaggccaggccatctggcgcagcactccatcactcacCTTCTTGatcaaatagcccttacacagcctggaggtgtgtttagggtcattgtccagttgaaaaataaatgatggccCAACTGCAGGGTGCTGTGGTAGCCTTGCTAGTTCAGTGAGCCTTCAGCTTTTAATAAATCCCTAACTGAGTCACCAGCAAAACACCCTCACACCATTacatctcctcctccatgcttcatgGTGAGAACCATACATGTAGAGACCATCTGTTTACCTTTTCTGTGTTGCACAAAGACACAGCTCTCAAATTAGgatcatcagaccaaagcacagatttttaCCGGTCTAATAtccattctttgtgtttcttggcccaaacaaatctcttctgcttgttgcttttccttagtagtggtttcttagcagcgatttgaccataaaggcctgatttgCGCACtttcctctgaacagttgatgtagagatgtgtctgctactggaactctgtgtggcatttatctggactctaatctgagctgctgttaattTCTGAGGTTGGTGActggatgaatttatcctcagcagcagaggtgactcctGGTCTTCCTTACCTGGGGTTTCGTGGTAGCACTTGATTGTTATTGCGACTGCACTTGGACACgttcaaagttttagcaatttccTGGAccgactgaccttcagttcttaaagtaatgatggactgttaTTTCTCTTTACTTGGCTGTTTAGTTCTTGCCATCTTGTGAAACAGggtgtcagctgtgtaccaacctgacttctgcacaacacaactgatggtcccatcCCAATTAAGAAGACaggaaattccacaaatgaaccctgacaagtgttgtggaagttttccatttaaataaagcctgcagatgagcggtgagcggtagctaacattctttaatcaaaacacacaaagaacagacaaccaagcttggtggagagcctACATGACCGCAGGgcaggtcagcagagtctcactgagcctagcatggctctcagttaaataccttctccaggaacaaaaggcagtacacagctgtttcacaccttaaggttcacactcccttgctacctcccagagtcctcaaagagacaaaagactggagttgtctgcttcccccactTCCTAAgtagacccccaccatttgtcttacagtattGGTgtgagacatgttaaaatccagtggcaccaaggcattatacaataaaataatgtgattaatacataagtaaaagaaattcctatacacaaggcacacctgtgaagtgaaaaccatttcaggtgactacatcataaAGCTCATTaagagaaggccaagggtttgcagcgctgtcgACAAAGCAAATGGTGACTACTTTGAGGAATTAAAAATATAAGACATGTTTAGAGTTATTTGTCAGTTTGTTCTTTGcgacataattccatatatcttgcttcatatatttgatatcttcagtatgtatctacaatgtaaaaAATAGTAAACAGACTGGTAGTGTATATAAGATAAACATGCTTCATCTACTAAGTTGTTGGAACACATTATTTAATGGAACATGTTACCAATTCCAACAGTTAACCTGTGCCACTGCTTTAATCACAAGTTATAGGTCATTTTGCACTGGAAATAAACATAACAAAGTAGTTATGTTGACTAAATCTAACCTACTTTTTTAACTTATTGTTTAGGTTACACGCGGCCATGCTGACTGATACATGTCACTATTGGAGTCTGCTAGGACCCATCCACATGTTCCAGGCACTGGACTGGACCTctactttgtgtgtgtatgtgtgctgttGTAGAAAGTAAAGACCATCCAATAAGTTTATGTTTTACTTTTGCTGAGGGAAAttctattattttatcagtCCTTTATCTATCATTAATTAGTTGATAAGTATGACTCCATTGCACCTATATATTTTATGAATGCAGTTGCTAACCAAGTTTGCTAGCTCGTAACTTACACTGCACCCTTCCTTTCATGAAAGTTTACTTCTGCCTTCAAAAATGTAACATGGCAGGGCCCAAAATACAAATTTTGACGCTTCAAAACGTGGAATCCAAAATTCAGAAAAAGGGTTGTGGTAAACATGTTTTGTCTGTCTGCgctaaaaacaagaagaaaaaacatgaagTTCTCTAAAAGCACACAAACCCCATTTTCCTGCATGACAGTCTGGTGATTTAAGCCGGGACTGACACCAATTGACACTGTCAGCTTTTAGTAAAAGGCAGTGTCACGGGctgtgtgtggcaggcaggtTTGGGGGACCCAATATGCAGACTCACGGAGGTAGAAGTAAACTCAAACTtagctttattaaaaaacagaaatctaACTCAACTGGAAATACTAATGAGGCTTAGAcaggcagaacacacagcatggAATAAAGGAGAACGCCACAACGAGCAGAGGAAGACGCAGACACTGGATACAAGAGGGGGACAGGGCAAAGTTACACAGACGAGACGAAGGAGAGTATAACAGAACATGACGCACACAGACGGGAgaatatcaaagtaaaacaggaagtaacgggaacacacacacacacgaagacatgcacacgcacacgcacaca from the Oreochromis niloticus isolate F11D_XX linkage group LG1, O_niloticus_UMD_NMBU, whole genome shotgun sequence genome contains:
- the LOC100705283 gene encoding adhesion G-protein coupled receptor G1 isoform X5; the protein is MWITLFLFKIICFSMSQAAGGNSFTTQKPLRCGDVLLHCTQSSLSWTRCYEEKIAKCELKTRIFGFSRQTVNSLLEGDLNPTSHHRVYITSSSFEGAATTVMASVINSTYFKLSPPQRSRLQFHRREGTVLRGLVLAVKAVNMTENGEIIRNLLQPIMLFFKHNNMLSEITDGTCVFWEESNSGTGYWSVKGCKTNKTGDEFICSCDHLSFFAVLVNPEISVTNLDAEKLSYITYIGSALSVIFTFISLIIFIWLQCWISSDFQSRRPLVSYITTVAFPLLVVLFNACMLGLVVCKMWKLRSDDKKMNFGSSSDWKEIKKEKRKRLWKDCLTVLGLSCVLGLPWGLASTTYVSLTGIYIFTILNSLQGVFIFLWSVGLARKS